One genomic segment of Bifidobacterium breve DSM 20213 = JCM 1192 includes these proteins:
- a CDS encoding AMP-dependent synthetase/ligase — translation MPENIADKANNDTRIVKQFTNPVKEPIDSDINLFDLLDERAERDPDGAMIEYKTEDGTWQPYSALVFRDMVIDLAKGLIGLGVNKGDSVAIVSRTRWEWTALDMAIMSIGALTVPVYETNSASQVSWIFNDSKVTLAIAEDDGQRDKIESVRSEVPTLRNVFVIEAGGLNAIKTYGESVTDAEFWEYKNASHGDDRATIVYTSGSTGTPKGVELTHRNFAFLVRSALQYMPRAGAWPNRRLLLFLPLSHVFARFMEFFSFGGTISLALSSNMKTMVKDFETFGPTLLLAVPRVYEKVYNAASQRAGSGFAGKMFMRAVENAREWSKAEQKGEKLPLPGRVAHAFYEQVVYKKIRTIFGPNADFAITGGAPMDSELSHFFNGIGMPVLEGYGMTETCGPVCVSLPEDNRIGTIGMPMCGITAGIAEDGELVVKGPLVCKGYHNNPEVTTQQITDGWLHTGDLGDISEDGFISITGRKKDLIITAGGKNVSPGLLEASVMTSPVVNQCLVIGDKKPFVAALVTLDLVDANNWLESQGAKPEPDLDALAKNAIVHAEVERAVNAANEGVSRAESIRKFEILPDEFTEANGMLTPSLKTRRAQIVKHYQELIDSVIYVPLKK, via the coding sequence ATGCCTGAAAACATCGCCGATAAGGCCAATAACGATACTCGTATCGTCAAGCAGTTCACCAATCCCGTCAAGGAGCCGATCGACAGCGACATCAACCTGTTCGATTTGCTCGATGAGCGAGCCGAGCGCGATCCCGATGGCGCCATGATCGAATATAAAACTGAGGATGGCACCTGGCAGCCGTACAGCGCCCTGGTCTTCCGTGACATGGTCATCGATCTGGCCAAAGGCTTGATTGGTCTGGGCGTCAACAAGGGCGACTCCGTGGCCATCGTGTCTCGCACGCGTTGGGAGTGGACCGCTCTGGATATGGCGATCATGTCCATCGGCGCACTCACCGTGCCGGTATATGAGACCAACTCCGCCAGCCAGGTCAGCTGGATTTTCAACGATTCCAAGGTCACGCTCGCCATCGCCGAGGATGACGGTCAGCGCGACAAGATTGAATCCGTGCGCAGCGAGGTACCCACCCTGCGCAACGTGTTCGTCATCGAAGCAGGCGGCCTGAACGCCATCAAGACCTATGGCGAAAGCGTCACCGATGCCGAATTCTGGGAATACAAGAACGCCTCCCACGGCGACGACCGCGCCACCATCGTTTACACGTCCGGCTCCACCGGCACCCCGAAAGGCGTGGAGCTCACCCACCGCAACTTCGCGTTCCTGGTGCGCTCCGCCCTGCAGTACATGCCTCGTGCCGGCGCATGGCCCAACCGCCGTCTGCTGCTGTTCCTGCCCCTGAGCCATGTGTTCGCCCGATTCATGGAATTCTTCAGTTTTGGCGGCACCATTTCTCTGGCCCTGAGCTCCAATATGAAGACCATGGTCAAGGACTTCGAGACCTTTGGTCCCACGCTGCTGCTTGCCGTGCCGCGTGTGTACGAAAAGGTCTACAACGCCGCTTCCCAGCGTGCCGGCAGCGGTTTTGCGGGCAAGATGTTCATGCGCGCCGTCGAAAACGCGCGTGAATGGTCCAAGGCCGAGCAGAAGGGCGAGAAGCTGCCGCTTCCCGGTCGTGTTGCTCACGCTTTCTACGAGCAGGTGGTGTACAAGAAGATTCGTACCATCTTTGGCCCGAACGCCGACTTTGCCATCACCGGTGGAGCCCCGATGGATTCCGAGCTCTCTCACTTCTTCAACGGCATTGGCATGCCGGTGCTGGAAGGCTACGGCATGACGGAAACCTGTGGTCCGGTGTGCGTGAGCTTGCCGGAAGACAATCGCATCGGCACCATCGGCATGCCGATGTGCGGCATCACCGCCGGCATCGCCGAGGATGGCGAGCTGGTAGTCAAGGGACCGCTGGTGTGCAAGGGATACCACAACAACCCTGAGGTCACTACCCAGCAGATCACTGATGGTTGGCTGCATACCGGTGATTTGGGTGATATTTCCGAAGACGGATTCATTTCCATCACTGGCCGTAAGAAGGACCTCATCATCACCGCTGGCGGCAAGAACGTGTCGCCTGGCCTTCTGGAGGCTTCTGTGATGACCTCTCCGGTGGTCAACCAGTGCTTGGTTATTGGAGACAAGAAGCCGTTCGTGGCTGCCTTGGTCACGCTGGATTTGGTGGATGCCAACAATTGGCTGGAATCCCAAGGTGCCAAGCCGGAGCCGGATTTGGATGCCTTGGCCAAGAACGCCATTGTTCATGCCGAAGTTGAGCGTGCGGTGAATGCCGCTAACGAAGGTGTCTCGCGTGCCGAATCGATTCGTAAGTTCGAGATTCTGCCCGATGAGTTCACCGAAGCCAACGGTATGCTCACTCCGAGTCTGAAGACTCGTCGCGCGCAAATCGTCAAGCACTATCAGGAGCTCATCGACAGCGTAATCTACGTGCCGCTCAAGAAGTAA
- the mscL gene encoding large conductance mechanosensitive channel protein MscL, translating to MANQSPSNIADNLMKSAGSATHAVVALTDKGPLAGFKKFLSRGSMIDMAVGVVIGSAVTTVVTSIVDNLISPLIGMIGGVPDLSGLLTITFNNSTISFGAILNALINFLLIGVAVYFCVILPINKLRDLTAAQDEAEAKEEGPSVEEQTLATLQEIRDELKKSNGSIG from the coding sequence ATGGCGAATCAGTCCCCATCCAATATTGCCGACAATCTTATGAAAAGTGCGGGCAGCGCCACTCATGCGGTCGTTGCGTTGACCGATAAAGGCCCGCTTGCCGGCTTCAAAAAGTTCCTTTCCCGCGGTTCGATGATTGATATGGCCGTTGGTGTGGTTATAGGCTCCGCGGTTACCACCGTGGTCACTTCCATTGTCGATAACCTCATCAGCCCGCTGATCGGCATGATCGGTGGCGTGCCGGATTTGTCTGGTCTGCTGACCATTACGTTCAATAACTCGACCATTTCGTTCGGCGCTATTCTGAATGCTTTGATTAACTTCCTGCTCATCGGTGTGGCCGTATACTTCTGCGTGATTCTGCCTATCAACAAGTTGCGTGACCTGACCGCCGCTCAAGATGAGGCCGAAGCCAAGGAAGAAGGCCCAAGTGTCGAAGAACAGACGCTCGCCACGTTGCAGGAGATTCGCGACGAGCTGAAAAAGAGCAACGGCTCCATTGGCTGA
- a CDS encoding nucleoside 2-deoxyribosyltransferase: MSEDKQYDFYVAGPFFNPEQTASMERLEKVLEDHGRTLFKPRFASQIEEVGPEGCFNDDIQGINASQAVVANLMDEDPGTMFEVGYAHALGIPVYGYFENLTPMDRVNLMIAQAVELVFAGPDDVAKYLETGEHTEIDYIQF; the protein is encoded by the coding sequence ATGAGTGAAGACAAGCAGTATGACTTCTATGTGGCCGGCCCGTTTTTCAATCCCGAACAGACGGCGAGCATGGAACGGTTGGAGAAGGTGCTGGAGGATCACGGCAGGACACTGTTCAAGCCGCGATTCGCCAGCCAAATCGAGGAGGTCGGCCCCGAGGGCTGCTTCAACGATGACATTCAGGGCATCAACGCATCCCAAGCGGTTGTTGCCAATCTTATGGATGAAGACCCCGGCACCATGTTCGAGGTCGGGTATGCTCACGCGCTTGGTATTCCGGTATACGGCTATTTCGAAAACCTGACGCCGATGGATCGCGTGAATCTGATGATTGCGCAGGCGGTCGAGCTGGTATTCGCTGGGCCGGATGACGTGGCAAAGTATCTGGAGACCGGCGAACATACGGAGATCGACTATATTCAGTTCTGA
- a CDS encoding endonuclease/exonuclease/phosphatase family protein: MAQPRNTTRGTATKGKSARPQTTRSQSKSAQRNKSHSRPVSQSAPKPHERHHFFGTLTLLLAMTALICTAARALPSDIQAWPFIPIVVSATPWFTLLALLALLLAMPLRRPLAALIAVAALGLNVYWQHPFFFPTNSLSQDAQNAVAAAEAHTADAYARVMTFNVYKGQADAQSIVNLVRDQRVEVLALQETTDDFVKQLTEAGIEHYLPYAHVSSSDGVYGNGLWSAAPLKDVVDDEVNSSASFMPSGTVDMGGNQIRFVSVHTTAPVPGYWGQWKRSLDELGLMRSHTDARYIFMGDFNATYDHTPFREFLGNRFVDAAHQSGHGFTFSWPTNRSYLPTFAGIDHVVLDTGMTAGQCQIAKIAGSDHAALLATISVG; the protein is encoded by the coding sequence ATGGCACAGCCACGGAACACCACCAGAGGAACCGCAACCAAAGGGAAGTCCGCACGCCCTCAAACCACCCGTTCGCAGTCCAAGTCCGCGCAACGAAACAAATCCCATTCCCGTCCCGTATCACAGTCGGCACCCAAACCTCATGAGCGTCACCATTTCTTCGGCACGCTGACATTGCTGCTGGCCATGACTGCCCTTATCTGCACCGCCGCACGCGCCTTGCCCTCGGATATCCAAGCCTGGCCGTTCATCCCAATCGTAGTGTCGGCAACACCATGGTTCACCTTGCTTGCCCTGCTTGCACTGTTGCTGGCCATGCCATTGCGCCGCCCATTGGCGGCATTGATTGCCGTTGCCGCCCTCGGACTGAACGTCTACTGGCAGCACCCGTTTTTCTTCCCGACCAACTCACTTTCCCAAGACGCACAGAACGCCGTAGCCGCGGCCGAAGCGCACACCGCCGACGCCTATGCCCGCGTGATGACCTTCAATGTCTACAAGGGGCAGGCCGACGCCCAATCCATCGTCAATCTGGTACGCGATCAGCGCGTGGAAGTGCTCGCGCTGCAGGAGACCACGGATGATTTCGTCAAGCAGCTGACCGAAGCCGGCATTGAACATTATCTGCCGTATGCGCACGTATCCTCGTCCGATGGCGTGTATGGCAACGGCCTCTGGTCTGCGGCACCGCTTAAGGACGTGGTCGACGACGAGGTGAATTCCAGCGCCTCATTCATGCCCTCCGGCACAGTGGACATGGGAGGCAACCAGATTCGTTTCGTCTCCGTGCACACCACCGCACCCGTGCCCGGATACTGGGGCCAATGGAAACGTTCGCTTGACGAACTTGGCCTGATGCGCAGCCACACGGACGCCCGCTATATTTTCATGGGCGACTTCAACGCCACCTACGATCACACGCCATTCCGCGAATTTCTGGGCAATCGATTCGTCGACGCAGCCCACCAGTCCGGACATGGCTTCACGTTCTCCTGGCCGACCAACCGCAGCTATCTGCCAACGTTTGCCGGCATCGATCATGTGGTGCTGGACACTGGTATGACGGCCGGGCAATGCCAAATCGCCAAAATCGCAGGCTCCGATCACGCGGCACTACTCGCTACGATTTCGGTAGGGTAA
- a CDS encoding Ppx/GppA phosphatase family protein, which produces MVNLRSHTTRLGVLDIGSNTIHMLIVDAAPGARPDPEASTKSTVRLMKYLKDDGSIKKSGIEAILAAVAQCMKLAEEYEITQLLVMATSALREAPNGNKVIHKIEEMVGQGVTVLSGNDEARLTFLAARRWYGWDAGRLLVLDIGGGSLEVAMGSDEEPTVALSVPAGAGRVTTEFLPSGMATPEELEGVRKDVRKILAPMVKVFPQSKHPNHAVGTSKTFRSLARLCGAVMRAPGREDTWIMTREQLEDWIPRLAAIAPEQRVALPGITPERTMQIVGGGVVADEIMKALNIQEVEICPWALREGAILRWLDQFGRTRLGF; this is translated from the coding sequence ATGGTCAATCTGCGTTCGCATACCACGCGACTCGGTGTGCTTGATATCGGTTCAAATACCATCCATATGTTGATTGTCGATGCAGCTCCGGGCGCGCGTCCCGATCCCGAGGCCAGTACCAAATCAACGGTGCGCCTGATGAAGTATCTCAAGGATGACGGCTCAATCAAGAAGTCCGGCATCGAGGCGATTCTGGCCGCCGTTGCCCAGTGCATGAAACTGGCTGAAGAATATGAGATCACTCAGTTGCTGGTCATGGCCACGTCCGCTTTGCGCGAGGCGCCGAACGGCAACAAGGTGATTCATAAGATTGAAGAGATGGTCGGTCAGGGCGTGACCGTGCTGTCAGGCAATGATGAGGCGCGTCTGACGTTCCTGGCCGCACGCCGCTGGTATGGCTGGGATGCCGGCCGACTGCTGGTGCTGGATATTGGCGGCGGCTCGCTCGAAGTGGCGATGGGCTCCGATGAAGAGCCGACTGTGGCGCTTTCCGTGCCGGCAGGTGCCGGCCGTGTGACCACCGAGTTCCTGCCTTCTGGTATGGCTACTCCCGAGGAGCTGGAGGGCGTGCGCAAAGATGTGCGTAAGATTCTGGCGCCGATGGTCAAGGTGTTCCCGCAATCCAAACATCCGAACCATGCCGTTGGCACGTCCAAGACCTTCCGTTCGCTGGCTCGCTTGTGCGGCGCGGTGATGCGTGCGCCTGGGCGTGAAGATACGTGGATCATGACCCGCGAGCAGCTGGAGGATTGGATTCCTCGCCTGGCGGCGATTGCTCCCGAACAGCGCGTGGCGTTGCCCGGTATCACGCCTGAGCGCACAATGCAGATTGTGGGCGGTGGCGTGGTTGCTGACGAGATCATGAAGGCCCTGAACATTCAGGAAGTCGAAATCTGCCCGTGGGCGTTGCGCGAAGGCGCCATCCTGCGTTGGCTCGACCAGTTCGGCCGCACCCGTCTCGGTTTTTGA
- a CDS encoding pyridoxal phosphate-dependent aminotransferase, with protein MENEAVQQPVSPVMSRRAREANPFRAMVFGEKADKMIASGVSVIKLSLGEPDFGAPPAVRDAMREQYDGRALPYTAAMGLPELRQAIAGFYRERHDLDIDPKRICVTAGGSAALLLATALTVDPGDDVIVADPSYPCNRELVRSFEGRVVDVPTSAATRFHLTADLCRQYWTDDTKAVMITSPSNPTGTTIDFAVLDEVCQLAAKRGAWRIVDETYLDLADHEPDGTEVKSVLACDPGAIVCNSFSKFFGMTGWRLGWAILPDDSTVLEAVDDLATNYYLCAHTPTQHAALACFTPESLAECEARRQELLSRRRIVIDGLKRIGLPVEVEPNGAFYAYFNISRTGLDAWTFCERALDEAHVALTPGRDFGAATADTHVRLSYAASREALSEGLERLDRFVESL; from the coding sequence ATGGAAAACGAAGCAGTGCAGCAGCCCGTGTCCCCGGTTATGTCTCGTCGCGCGCGCGAGGCCAATCCCTTCCGCGCCATGGTATTTGGCGAGAAAGCGGACAAGATGATCGCATCCGGTGTCAGTGTCATCAAGCTCAGTCTGGGGGAGCCCGATTTCGGTGCGCCGCCTGCCGTACGCGATGCCATGCGCGAACAATACGATGGCCGTGCCTTGCCCTACACCGCAGCCATGGGATTGCCCGAACTGCGCCAAGCCATCGCCGGTTTCTATCGAGAACGCCATGATCTGGATATCGATCCCAAACGCATCTGCGTGACTGCCGGTGGGTCCGCCGCTTTGCTGTTGGCCACAGCCCTGACCGTGGATCCCGGTGATGACGTGATCGTGGCCGATCCCTCCTACCCGTGCAACCGCGAGCTGGTGCGTTCCTTTGAAGGCCGGGTTGTCGATGTGCCGACATCGGCCGCCACGCGGTTCCATCTGACCGCCGACCTATGCCGCCAATATTGGACGGACGACACCAAGGCCGTGATGATCACCTCGCCGTCCAATCCCACCGGCACCACCATCGACTTCGCCGTGCTGGATGAAGTATGCCAGTTGGCCGCCAAGCGTGGCGCATGGCGCATCGTGGACGAGACCTATCTTGATCTGGCCGATCATGAGCCGGACGGCACTGAGGTCAAATCGGTGCTGGCTTGTGACCCTGGCGCCATCGTGTGCAACAGTTTCTCCAAGTTCTTCGGCATGACCGGTTGGCGTCTTGGCTGGGCCATTCTGCCGGATGATTCCACCGTGCTGGAGGCGGTCGATGATCTGGCCACCAATTATTACCTGTGTGCGCATACGCCCACCCAGCATGCGGCGCTCGCCTGTTTCACGCCGGAGAGCCTGGCTGAGTGTGAAGCCCGCCGTCAGGAGCTGCTGAGCCGTCGGCGCATCGTAATTGATGGTTTGAAGCGCATCGGACTGCCGGTCGAAGTGGAGCCGAACGGCGCGTTCTATGCCTACTTCAACATTTCCCGTACCGGATTGGATGCATGGACGTTCTGCGAGCGTGCGCTGGACGAGGCTCACGTGGCGTTGACTCCCGGCCGTGATTTTGGCGCCGCCACCGCCGATACGCATGTTCGGCTGAGCTATGCCGCTTCTCGCGAGGCGTTGTCCGAAGGTTTGGAGCGACTCGACAGGTTCGTCGAATCGCTGTAA
- a CDS encoding Gfo/Idh/MocA family protein, protein MSRFNGKRAEFEASGEKINVAILGAGRIAHTMANTLVEMATDPLYSSWIHPYAVAARDLDRAQAFANQWHLDKAYGSYEDLVADPDVDLVYIATPHNLHAEQAILCMKAGKNVLVEKSFTANTAQAREALAVSKETGLLCTEAIWTRYMPSRQLINEVIASGEIGEVKSASANLCYPVSGKARMIDPACAGGALLDVGVYPLNFLDMAVGADHGRTLDHFSTSMVPYETGVDAQNSTTLYYSDGTMAVSTSSMLVASDRGGYVWGTEGYLEVTNINNPESIDIYGKDHKPVRSISVPPQLTGYEYEVAAAANALLDDKTECEAMPHADTIRIMELMDAIRGSWGLKFPFEQ, encoded by the coding sequence ATGAGCCGATTCAACGGCAAACGTGCCGAATTCGAGGCCAGCGGCGAGAAAATCAACGTTGCTATTCTGGGCGCAGGACGTATAGCTCACACCATGGCCAATACCTTGGTCGAAATGGCCACCGACCCGCTGTATTCCTCATGGATTCACCCGTATGCCGTGGCTGCCCGTGATCTGGATCGTGCACAGGCATTCGCCAATCAATGGCATCTCGACAAAGCGTATGGTTCGTATGAGGATCTGGTGGCTGACCCGGATGTTGATTTGGTCTATATCGCCACTCCTCATAATCTGCATGCCGAGCAGGCGATTTTGTGCATGAAGGCCGGCAAGAACGTGCTCGTGGAGAAGTCGTTCACCGCGAATACCGCACAGGCGCGCGAGGCTTTGGCCGTATCCAAGGAAACAGGACTGCTGTGCACGGAAGCGATTTGGACGCGTTACATGCCAAGTCGTCAACTCATCAATGAGGTCATTGCCTCCGGAGAAATCGGCGAGGTGAAATCCGCAAGCGCCAACCTGTGCTATCCAGTGTCCGGCAAGGCCCGCATGATCGATCCGGCCTGCGCCGGCGGCGCGCTGCTCGATGTAGGTGTGTATCCGCTGAACTTCTTGGATATGGCGGTGGGTGCTGATCACGGCCGCACATTGGATCATTTCAGCACCTCGATGGTGCCGTATGAAACCGGCGTGGACGCACAGAATTCCACCACGCTGTATTACAGCGACGGCACGATGGCGGTATCCACCAGCTCGATGCTGGTGGCCTCCGATCGCGGCGGATATGTGTGGGGCACCGAGGGATATCTGGAAGTTACCAATATCAACAATCCCGAGTCCATCGATATCTATGGCAAGGACCACAAGCCCGTGCGCAGCATCTCGGTTCCGCCGCAATTGACCGGCTACGAGTATGAGGTTGCCGCCGCGGCCAATGCCCTATTGGACGACAAGACCGAATGCGAAGCGATGCCTCATGCCGACACCATTCGCATTATGGAGCTTATGGATGCGATTCGTGGCAGTTGGGGCCTCAAGTTCCCGTTTGAGCAGTAG
- a CDS encoding very short patch repair endonuclease has product MSRKKQPVEKYERGTRSYTMSHIRGKDTKIEVLVRSYLFRRGLRFRKNDKRYPGHPDVVLPKYHTIVFVNGCFWHMHEGCSKHSMPKSNVEFWQAKLLRNHNRDITQRAELEASGWRVITVWECELTKAARDGRLARLYEQIVCPSGFPLEGSCRRR; this is encoded by the coding sequence GTGAGTCGTAAGAAGCAGCCAGTGGAAAAGTATGAACGGGGCACCCGCTCGTACACGATGTCGCATATTCGCGGCAAAGACACCAAAATCGAGGTGCTGGTACGCAGCTATCTGTTCCGCAGGGGCCTGAGATTCCGCAAGAACGACAAGCGCTACCCGGGCCATCCGGACGTGGTACTGCCGAAATACCACACCATCGTGTTCGTCAACGGCTGTTTCTGGCATATGCATGAAGGTTGTTCCAAACATTCGATGCCGAAGTCGAATGTGGAATTCTGGCAGGCGAAACTGTTGCGCAACCACAATCGAGACATCACCCAGCGCGCCGAATTAGAGGCCTCCGGCTGGCGTGTGATCACCGTGTGGGAGTGCGAATTGACAAAAGCCGCACGAGACGGGCGTCTCGCACGGCTATACGAACAGATTGTGTGTCCTTCTGGATTCCCGCTGGAGGGGAGCTGTCGCCGCAGGTGA
- a CDS encoding GNAT family N-acetyltransferase has translation MADMTIRRATAADIPQIDELLRQVLEVHHAGRPDLFKGGAKKYTDEELKTILADDQTPVFVAVAPADTANAGDAESVSAAHSAEESSNTGSLAVDQVLGYAFCVFQQHTNSNILTNIKTLYIDDLCVDERSRGHHVGSTLYHYVLDFARKFGCYNVTLNVWACNPKAQTFYERMGLTPYRIGMEQIL, from the coding sequence ATGGCAGACATGACGATTCGCAGGGCCACGGCGGCCGATATTCCCCAGATTGATGAACTGTTGCGGCAAGTGCTCGAAGTGCATCACGCCGGCCGACCGGATCTGTTCAAAGGCGGCGCCAAAAAGTACACGGATGAAGAACTGAAAACGATTCTGGCCGACGATCAAACCCCTGTGTTCGTGGCAGTGGCACCGGCCGACACTGCCAATGCCGGCGATGCCGAATCAGTCAGCGCCGCACACTCAGCTGAAGAATCCAGCAACACCGGCTCCCTCGCCGTCGATCAAGTGCTCGGCTACGCATTCTGCGTATTCCAGCAACACACCAACAGTAATATTCTGACCAATATCAAGACTCTGTACATCGACGATCTATGCGTTGACGAGCGCTCTCGTGGTCATCATGTGGGCTCCACGCTGTATCATTACGTGCTCGATTTCGCCCGCAAATTCGGCTGCTACAACGTGACCCTCAATGTTTGGGCCTGCAATCCCAAGGCCCAGACCTTCTATGAGCGTATGGGACTGACTCCCTACCGCATCGGCATGGAGCAGATACTGTAA